A region of the Fischerella sp. PCC 9605 genome:
CTCCAATAAATTCAGACCCATCAAAATAGCAATAATACTGACAATAATTGGCAAACCAATTCCGATTTGCCCATAGACTCTTCCGACTAAAGCTGCTACCACTCCTAAGCTTGCTAGCGTAGTTGCCAATCCCAAAGCAAACCAAGTAGACTGGGCAGCTGCTTGCAGGCGGTTTTTCGCTTCATAGCCACCAATGTAACCGATGGTGATAGGCAACATAGACAGCATACAGGGTGTGAGACTAGTGAGCAACCCAGCAACAAATATGATACCGATGCTCAATAAACTCAGATGCGTCAGCTGATTGGAAACAAGGGAATTAGCGAATTGTTCGAGTTCGTATAGTTGAGTTTGCAGAGTTTCAAACATGAGTTACATAGAAGGGAAAATCCTTGAACTGCTCGAATTTTAGCTTAAATTGCGTTTTGGGGTGGGAGCGAAAGCTTTTAATTCCATTCGCAATTCTAATAGTTGATAAAAGAGTGGTAAGAGAACGATGTGAAAGTTGTTAGTGATACATTAAACTCT
Encoded here:
- a CDS encoding cytochrome c biogenesis protein CcdA, whose translation is MFETLQTQLYELEQFANSLVSNQLTHLSLLSIGIIFVAGLLTSLTPCMLSMLPITIGYIGGYEAKNRLQAAAQSTWFALGLATTLASLGVVAALVGRVYGQIGIGLPIIVSIIAILMGLNLLEALPLQMPSFGGTEWISQELPQGVRAYAIGLSFGLVASPCSTPVLASLLGWVANTQDLILGGMLLISYTAGYVAPLILAGTFTASIKKILELRRWSGWINPISGVLLVGFGVFSLISRIPF